From Desmodus rotundus isolate HL8 chromosome 12, HLdesRot8A.1, whole genome shotgun sequence, one genomic window encodes:
- the SLAMF9 gene encoding LOW QUALITY PROTEIN: SLAM family member 9 (The sequence of the model RefSeq protein was modified relative to this genomic sequence to represent the inferred CDS: substituted 3 bases at 3 genomic stop codons): MEDKIESKGDSGDGVDPKEMIAVFQESINLPLEMPFDEEVENIIWSSHVRLDTVVPRKERHSATIMVTNTXYQGQVSFLNPSYSLHISNLSLEDXGPYQAQVNLKTSQISTMQHYNLRIYRWLSQPRITVNFEISGKGPCNMSLTCSVEKAGLDMTYSWISLEDVHDTAHEGSVLHTSWSPGDNIFYTCRASNPISNTSSHLIPAGSFCADPGYPLGKASASCCLLAKVSLLFLLLVTLAMGLWLIXGQKRCKIPRMRKFRRNRMRLRKKEKPGSSLA, from the exons ATGGAGGACAAGATTGAGT CCAAAGGAGATTCTGGAGATGGTGTGGATCCCAAGGAAATGATTGCAGTCTTTCAGGAGTCCATCAATCTACCCCTGGAAATGCCATTTGATGAAGAGGTCGAGAACATCATCTGGTCCTCCCACGTAAGGCTTGATACTGTGGTGCCAAGGAAAGAGAGACATTCAGCTACCATCATGGTGACCAACACTTGATACCAGGGTCAAGTAAGCTTCCTGAATCCCAGCTACTCTCTGCACATCAGCAATCTGAGTTTGGAGGACTAAGGGCCTTACCAGGCTCAAGTCAACCTGAAGACATCCCAGATCTCCACCATGCAGCATTACAATCTACGTATATACC GATGGCTCTCACAGCCTCGCATCACTGTGAACTTTGAGATCTCTGGCAAAGGTCCCTGTAATATGTCTCTGACATGCTCTGTTGAGAAAGCAGGCCTGGACATGACCTACAGCTGGATATCCTTGGAGGATGTTCATGACACAGCTCAT GAAGGCTCTGTCCTCCACACATCCTGGAGCCCTGGGGACAATATCTTCTACACTTGCAGGGCCAGCAACCCCATCAGCAACACCAGTTCCCATCTCATCCCTGCTGGATCCTTTTGTGCAG ATCCTGGCTACCCTTTAGGGAAGGCCTCAGCTTCCTGCTGCCTCTTGGCCAAGGTATCTCTCCTATTCCTGCTCCTGGTAACTCTGGCCATGGGGTTGTGGCTCATTTGAGGCCAGAAAAGATGTAAGATACCAAGAATGAGAAAATTCAGGAGAAACAGAATGagactgagaaagaaagagaagcctgGTTCTAGCCTGGCCTGA